In one Brienomyrus brachyistius isolate T26 chromosome 7, BBRACH_0.4, whole genome shotgun sequence genomic region, the following are encoded:
- the LOC125745796 gene encoding germinal-center associated nuclear protein-like codes for MLMFQNAGEASDLALQYGLAVDAGMVELSRTAYQEPEIQPRPKRSVAIARKREVLVGQVVNGAPLPNPPQHTPVNSFDSRNKYRGDGQPAEAGSVPRAAASPQRPPIELDARALQHRSKMLSDPAESAGLPGREESGALGASPSEAPPVAPPTPPPPEPVYTEQDIATEVEAMLEEVVQAEVADVAATGAEYISAALSMCNGQVEAVLSEVVEQMLREVSAAEIQAEREHIAEEKRRMEEARRKQEHEELLARLSKTLCAEITQEVLRDCIVETASTEIRRAQEEQAECVARSSQDVCEVLLEETLCGELTLLAQDVLEAELLSIRRFIKRWRDVAAVRRQLKRQMRDFPAAPGCVDPRFRLQALAPSAPPSPCLDRLARGVVNLGHAGDLSVSCTRLAKMRRETEHQMKVHLFYQQLLSESVWGPLDLLSLVAASVSNPSDTIFWKAALLLPSDHERDASVANQILTEWLESKFGNSEKQEHREMVPNGHMQTLSISSGLRSVGERMHTVHVCVKVARGPLSEEGQLALEKRKGLMGMGALLMLLPSAVSPGADEEDGDIFLLSALLQLRQIQQANAWPQALPLVVVVPGQAGHRASDERLEEDLMLQTLIEEGLISEYMFVHIPETTNEPQGSEQIRHAVRWLAARSTAPARLVSQTLVQVVEAGLCREFAGRLHRDRRDRDMAGLPSQGPAPVIGLYNTVLAFLAGLVSSPSLAGLSWPVAEFSVPGGGDCLPHLLWNSAEHLEWLQGAVLSLRLPDWPLPAVGAPWSQLVASIFQYVSQIPWSRHSQPLLMSQLENLLERLRQDCVGRGGGPDKEPTFWEVPWDEIVMLCVEHQLRDWNPPGCPVSEDVISDDGEIPVYFLSDGLQGFIPPSCWVDAVKQTHRDKQQGKAGCHQSMWPHPRMARPRLQQKLFHSMVEDPESGSGVAPVLDAASSPQDLLARIEEEKEQSRRFEDQLRTWLDVESLGPSSSSSPLFLPSSLLSVPEIVVPSPKMAAPPALALQKERSVRSDQARGAASSMARRLQELEQLISASREEELACELKLSCLLDIVDD; via the exons atgctcatgttccagaatgccggcgaggcttcggacctcgcgctgcagtatgggctcgcggtcgatgcagg catggtggagctaagccggacagcgtaccaggagcctgagatccagccacgtccaaagcgctctgtggccatcgcaaggaagcgggaggtgctggtgggccaagtggtcaacggcgcgccactgcccaacccaccccaacacacacccgtcaacagctttgacagccgcaacaagtaccgtggggatgggcagccagcggaggcaggcagtgtgcccagggctg cagcctcccctcagaggccccccattgagctggatgcgcgggccctccagcaccgatccaagatgctgagcgacccagcggagtcagctggcctccctggtagagaggagagtggagcacttggggcatctccgtcggaggcaccaccagtcgccccacctacgcctcccccaccggagcccgtttacacagagcag gacatcgccacggaggtagaggccatgctggaggaggtagtgcaggccgaggtggctgacgtggctgccaccggagccgagtacatctctgctgcactcag catgtgcaacggccaggtggaggcagtgctgagtgaggtggtggagcagatgctgcgggaggtttctgctgccgagatccaggcagagagggagcatatcgctgaggagaagcgcaggatggaggaagccag gagaaagcaggaacacgaggagctcctggcccggctcagcaagacactgtgtgccgagatcacacaggaggtgctgcgcgactgcatcgtggagactgcctcaacagagatcag gcgtgcccaagaagagcaggcagaatgtgtggctcgcagctcacaagacgtgtgtgaggtactgctggaggagacgctgtgtggtgagctcaccctgctggcccaagacgtcctggaagcagagcttctgagtatacgcaggttcatcaaaag gtggcgtgatgtggcggccgtgcgcaggcagctgaagcgacagatgcgtgattttcctgctgcccctggctgtgtggacccccgcttcaggctgcaggccttggcccccagtgcccccccctcaccctgcctggacaggctggcccggggcgtggtcaacctggggcacgctggggacctctctgtttcctgcaccag gttggcgaagatgcgaagggaaaccgagcatcagatgaaggtccacttgttctaccagcagctcctgag cgaatctgtgtgggggccactggacctgctcagtctggtggcagcaagcgtctcgaacccatctgacacaatcttctggaaggcagccctcttgttgccaagtgatcatgaaagagatgccagtgttgctaacca gattttgacagaatggctggagtccaaattcggtaactcggagaagcaagaacacagggagatggtccccaacggacacatgcaaaccttgagcatcagcagcggcctgcggagcgtgggggagcgcatgcacacagtgcacgtgtgtgtgaag gtggcccgcgggcccctcagcgaggaaggccagttggcattggagaagcggaaggggctgatgggcatgggcgccctgctgatgctgctgccctcggcagtcagtcccggggctgatgaggaagacggggacatcttcctgttatccgccctgctgcagctccggcagatccagcaggctaatgcctggccacaggcccttcctctggtggtggtggtcccagggcaggctgggcacagggccagcgatgaacggctagaggaag acctgatgcttcagacactcattgaggaaggtttgatttcagagtacatgttcgtccatatccccgagaccacgaacgaaccccaaggatccgagcag atccgccatgccgtcaggtggctcgctgcccgctccacggcaccagcccggctcgtctcgcagacgttggtgcaggttgtggaggccgggctctgccgcgagtttgctggtaggcttcaccgtgatcggagggaccgtgacatggcgggactgccctcccagggccctgcacccgtcatcggcctctacaacactgtcctggctttcttggctggccttgtgtcgtccccgagtctggctggcctctcctggcccgtggcagagttctcggtgccagggggtggtgactgcctaccacatctgctctggaactcggctgagcacctggagtggctccagggggcagtcctgagcctgcggctgcccgactggccgctgccagccgtggggg ctccttggagccagctggttgcctccatcttccagtacgtatctcaaatcccatggtcccgccacagccagccactccttatgtcccagttggagaaccttttggagaggctgcgtcaggactgtgtgggccgaggtggggggccggacaaggagcccactttctgggaggtgccctgggacgaaattgtcatgctctgtgtagagcaccaactccgggactggaaccctcctgggtgccccgtgagtgaag atgtcatcagtgacgacggagaaatcccggtgtatttcctgagcgatgggctgcagggcttcataccgccgtcctgctgggtggatgccgtaaagcagacgcacagggacaagcagcaggggaaggcagg gtgtcaccagagcatgtggcctcatcctcgaatggccaggccacgtcttcaacagaagctgtttcacagcatggttgaggaccctgagtccggatccggtgttgcccctgttttggatgctgcctccagcccccaggacctcctggctcgcattgaggaggagaaagaacagagccgcag gttcgaggaccagctgcgtacctggcttgacgtcgagtccctgggcccttcctcttcctcctcaccacttttcttgccttcttcgttactgtctgtaccggagatcgtagtgccctccccaaagatggctgccccacctgcacttgccctg cagaaggagcgcagtgtccgcagtgaccaggccaggggagctgccagttctATGGCGAGGCGtctacaggagctggagcagctgatctctgcaagccgggaggaggagctcgcatgtgagctgaagctaagctgccttctggacattgttgatgactga
- the LOC125745812 gene encoding uncharacterized protein LOC125745812, whose protein sequence is MTRNKRIAKAVSWSNDRYWATWDKWMEVIDWEDEEELCSPAESPSDQADRSIVSHTRKPIAKAVSWTDDVYWAAWDKWDEIICWGEEGECSPATPPINQPGRDKGLDMHGLEVFLLNERTVSIKPADDHQDNMKIGAVVVDLCQFELDGVNDKFEIVEIQIGEVKLEETAERGFNSEFELEIMDVEIEVVDSEFQLNALNWEIAGTKVDKLLVEHLNINNLEAGSVKVSTSNGNVVYVNGM, encoded by the exons atgacgag aaacaaacgaattgcaaaagctgtcagctggagcaacgatcgatactgggcaacttgggacaagtggatggaagtgattgactgggaagatgaggaagagctgtgctccccagcagaatcaccctctgaccaggctgaccgttccatcgtgtcacacacccgaaagccaattgccaaggcagttagctggacggatgatgtgtattgggcagcctgggacaagtgggatgagatcatctgctggggtgaagaaggagagtgctccccagcaactccacccatcaaccagcctgggagggataaggggttagacatgcatgggttagaggtttttctgttaaatgaaaggacagtctccataaagcctgcagatgaccaccaagacaatatgaaaataggagccgtagtggtcgacctctgccagtttgagctagatggtgtaaatgataaatttgaaattgtcgaaatacaaattggagaggtcaaattggaggagactgcagagaggggttttaattcagaatttgaattggaaattatggatgtggagatagaggttgtagacagtgaattccagctgaatgctcttaattgggaaattgctggaactaaagtggacaaattattagtggaacacctgaacataaataatctagaagcaggcagtgtgaaggtgtccacatcaaatgggaatgtggtatatgtcaatggtatgtga